The Acidianus manzaensis genome has a window encoding:
- a CDS encoding cbb3-type cytochrome c oxidase subunit I, with product MPKIRVSTLYFLLALVWLGITGIGAMNIRTYLTNEGSIKFDEIYYFFLTLHGDSGMIAFIQFSTLAIILFFLERSQTKLSFHLLLFSSVFTNLGLIMYFLGGPIIGWYMLYPLSTQSFNFIGIYGKYFWISYLGILIESLSVEIAGIYLLLKMENNLKNIAYIFPLISLILIVFSVPFLSSVSILYILHVLIKLKFSAILLTSLFWEYASPSTYYLTIGILGVLTYIMKPFSLKWINWSKYPVSILPFAIFANHLQTWPISIYLREFSDFCSIILSGFLGIIFLNLVIPLFYERMFSFTKVLGIVCLIGFLASSFSFVLPFNTIDPFLHNTYYVVGSFHSIVWDFLIPGFTLAFYLLVIGENGDNKKIDKLVLSGIIGWELSSTALAILMMYDGYSGLIRREVLFPQLFLPSMVTMSFLAFVAITSLGVSYSAILSKMILSIRPKSEAIEKYILKVKNRI from the coding sequence ATGCCTAAAATAAGAGTATCTACACTGTACTTCCTTTTAGCATTAGTATGGCTAGGGATTACAGGCATTGGAGCTATGAATATTAGAACTTATTTGACAAATGAAGGATCAATAAAATTTGATGAAATCTATTACTTCTTTTTAACTCTACATGGAGATTCTGGTATGATAGCTTTTATTCAATTTTCTACATTAGCTATAATACTTTTCTTCTTGGAGAGAAGTCAGACAAAATTGTCATTTCATTTATTGCTATTTTCTTCAGTCTTTACAAATTTAGGCTTAATAATGTATTTCTTAGGCGGTCCAATTATAGGATGGTATATGTTATATCCCTTAAGCACCCAATCTTTCAATTTTATAGGAATTTATGGAAAATATTTTTGGATAAGCTATCTAGGAATTCTAATAGAATCGTTAAGTGTAGAAATAGCTGGAATTTACTTGCTCCTAAAAATGGAAAATAATTTGAAAAATATCGCTTATATATTTCCTTTAATATCATTGATCTTAATTGTATTTTCAGTACCATTCTTAAGTAGTGTTTCTATACTTTACATTCTACATGTTCTAATAAAATTGAAATTTTCAGCCATCTTACTGACATCACTATTTTGGGAATATGCTTCGCCGTCAACTTATTATCTTACAATTGGAATCCTAGGAGTTTTAACTTACATTATGAAGCCATTTAGCTTAAAATGGATTAATTGGTCTAAATATCCCGTTAGCATATTGCCTTTCGCAATCTTTGCTAATCATTTACAAACTTGGCCAATTAGTATTTATCTTAGAGAATTTTCTGATTTTTGTAGCATAATACTTTCAGGATTTCTTGGAATAATATTCTTAAATCTAGTAATTCCTTTATTTTACGAAAGAATGTTTAGTTTTACAAAGGTTTTAGGCATTGTATGTTTGATAGGATTTTTAGCTTCATCATTTTCATTTGTTTTACCATTTAATACTATTGATCCTTTCTTACATAATACGTACTATGTTGTAGGAAGTTTTCATTCAATAGTTTGGGATTTCCTAATACCTGGCTTTACTTTAGCGTTTTACCTTTTAGTTATAGGGGAAAATGGAGATAATAAAAAAATAGACAAATTAGTATTATCAGGTATAATAGGATGGGAATTATCATCTACTGCATTAGCTATTCTAATGATGTATGATGGATATTCTGGATTAATAAGGAGAGAAGTTTTATTCCCTCAATTATTCTTACCTTCCATGGTTACTATGTCGTTCTTAGCTTTTGTAGCAATAACGAGTTTAGGGGTATCGTATTCTGCTATACTGTCTAAAATGATTCTCTCCATTAGACCAAAATCTGAAGCGATAGAAAAATATATTTTAAAAGTGAAAAATAGAATATAA
- a CDS encoding AAA family ATPase, protein MLFDERPKTKREDLFDRENELNGLLTNIYRPLIVLSGVRRIGKTSLLLVALNESKLPFILIDARKLKDNYGWKDIYELFSQALSSSLDKIADIIRNIRGVSILGTSVELSWKGKNYVSLADLFDHLNQKRIIIAIDEAQRLRGPLSREVKEAIAHAYDYDRNLTFILTGSEVGLLYDLIGIENDKSPLYGRYFYEIKLDRFSKEKGIEFLKKGFEENKKEANESTIEEIINFFDGIPGWLTLAGNYIISGKSIEEVKEISIRIAVNEISNLIESKRNVSEIVAKRYKNTLKCISEGNNSWTKLYDCLSKRENSTLSSSTLSNILQQLENMSIIYNYDFLDPVYKEAVKRL, encoded by the coding sequence TTGTTATTTGATGAAAGACCTAAAACAAAAAGAGAAGACCTATTCGATAGGGAGAATGAATTAAATGGACTTCTTACGAACATATATAGACCGTTAATTGTTCTTTCCGGCGTAAGAAGAATTGGTAAAACTTCTCTTCTCTTAGTTGCGTTAAATGAAAGTAAACTTCCATTCATTTTAATAGATGCTAGAAAGCTAAAAGATAATTATGGATGGAAGGATATATACGAGTTATTCTCTCAAGCTTTGTCTTCCTCCCTAGATAAAATAGCTGATATTATAAGAAATATTAGGGGTGTAAGTATTTTAGGAACATCAGTGGAACTTTCATGGAAGGGAAAAAATTACGTTTCTTTGGCTGATCTTTTCGATCATTTGAATCAGAAGAGAATTATAATAGCTATTGATGAAGCTCAAAGGTTAAGAGGGCCTTTATCAAGAGAAGTTAAGGAGGCTATTGCGCATGCTTATGACTATGATAGAAATTTAACTTTCATTTTAACTGGATCAGAAGTTGGATTATTATATGACTTAATAGGAATAGAAAATGATAAATCTCCTCTTTATGGTAGATATTTTTATGAAATAAAACTTGATAGATTTTCAAAGGAAAAAGGAATAGAGTTTTTGAAAAAAGGATTTGAAGAGAACAAGAAAGAAGCCAATGAAAGCACAATAGAAGAAATTATAAATTTCTTTGATGGAATCCCAGGCTGGTTAACCTTAGCTGGTAACTATATTATTTCAGGAAAGAGCATAGAGGAAGTTAAGGAAATTAGCATAAGAATAGCTGTTAATGAGATTTCAAACCTAATTGAAAGTAAAAGAAATGTTTCAGAAATTGTAGCTAAAAGATATAAGAATACATTAAAATGTATTTCTGAAGGAAACAATTCTTGGACTAAGTTATATGATTGTCTTAGTAAAAGAGAGAATTCAACATTATCATCTAGTACCTTAAGTAATATTTTGCAACAACTTGAAAATATGAGTATAATTTACAATTATGACTTTTTAGATCCAGTTTATAAAGAGGCTGTTAAAAGGTTATAG
- the msrA gene encoding peptide-methionine (S)-S-oxide reductase MsrA → MELATLGGGCFWCTEAVYSRVKGVISVKPGYSGGHVPNPTYEDVCTDKTGHAEVVQITFDPSIISYKEILEIFFAIHDPTTLNRQGNDVGTQYRSIILYHNEEQRKIAEEMIKEVEKELGKKVVTELKPFEAFYEAEDYHHNFYDKHRNYPYCKLVIDPKIKKFLKYFPNKVKITENAQS, encoded by the coding sequence ATGGAATTAGCTACTTTAGGTGGAGGATGCTTCTGGTGTACGGAAGCAGTATATTCTAGAGTTAAAGGAGTAATTAGCGTAAAACCTGGATATTCTGGTGGTCACGTTCCAAATCCTACATACGAAGATGTATGCACGGATAAGACTGGACATGCAGAAGTTGTACAAATAACATTTGATCCTTCAATAATTTCTTATAAAGAAATCTTAGAAATATTTTTTGCTATTCATGATCCAACTACTCTAAATAGACAAGGAAATGATGTAGGTACACAATATAGATCAATAATACTTTATCACAATGAAGAGCAAAGAAAAATTGCTGAAGAGATGATTAAAGAAGTAGAAAAAGAATTAGGCAAAAAAGTTGTAACTGAATTAAAACCTTTTGAAGCATTTTATGAAGCCGAGGACTATCATCATAATTTTTATGATAAACATAGAAATTATCCTTATTGTAAACTGGTAATAGATCCAAAAATTAAAAAATTCTTGAAATATTTTCCTAACAAAGTAAAAATAACTGAAAACGCTCAGTCGTAA
- a CDS encoding NAD(P)-dependent oxidoreductase: MEKLITEGDLSILKNKDIAVIGYGNQGSAQATIMKDNGLNVIVGNIRDEYAKKAEKDGFKVYDIPEAFERADLVLMLIPDEVAPEVYKSVESIVNKKEGLILDFASGYNVAFGFISPPKTSDVIMVAPRMIGEGELLLHKQGKGYPVFLGVKNDYSGKAWEYAKALAVGIGAIGKPGGIAVKSSFEEEALLDLLSEHTWAPILVASIKAYFDIVTEKYGASPEAAILELYASGELAEIARAMADVGIFKQMKFHSTTSQYGQFSRAEKYYDILRRITEDEAEKIWNGEFAKEWSLEQIAGKPVLNRLWNIYTESKLSKSEESLYKILGRDKNE; this comes from the coding sequence ATGGAAAAGTTAATTACAGAAGGCGATTTGTCAATATTAAAAAATAAAGATATAGCTGTAATAGGATATGGGAATCAAGGATCAGCTCAAGCAACAATAATGAAAGATAATGGACTAAACGTAATTGTTGGAAATATTAGAGACGAGTATGCAAAGAAAGCTGAAAAAGATGGCTTTAAGGTTTATGATATACCAGAAGCTTTTGAAAGAGCAGACTTAGTTTTAATGCTAATTCCTGATGAAGTTGCTCCAGAAGTTTACAAATCTGTCGAAAGTATAGTAAATAAAAAGGAGGGCTTAATTTTAGATTTTGCCTCTGGTTACAATGTTGCTTTTGGTTTTATTTCTCCACCAAAAACTTCTGATGTAATAATGGTTGCTCCAAGGATGATAGGAGAAGGAGAATTACTACTTCACAAGCAAGGAAAAGGATATCCAGTTTTTCTAGGAGTTAAAAACGATTATTCTGGTAAAGCTTGGGAATATGCTAAAGCTTTAGCAGTAGGTATAGGAGCAATAGGAAAACCTGGTGGAATAGCAGTTAAGTCGTCTTTTGAAGAAGAGGCTCTATTAGATTTATTGAGTGAACATACATGGGCTCCTATTCTTGTAGCATCTATAAAGGCATACTTTGATATTGTTACTGAAAAATATGGTGCGTCACCAGAAGCTGCTATATTAGAACTTTACGCGTCTGGAGAATTGGCTGAAATAGCAAGAGCTATGGCAGATGTAGGAATATTTAAACAAATGAAATTTCACTCTACCACAAGCCAATATGGACAATTTAGTAGAGCGGAAAAGTACTATGATATTCTGAGAAGGATTACTGAAGATGAGGCAGAAAAAATATGGAATGGAGAATTTGCTAAGGAATGGAGTTTAGAACAGATTGCTGGCAAACCAGTATTAAATAGACTATGGAATATATATACTGAAAGTAAATTATCTAAATCGGAAGAATCACTCTATAAAATTTTAGGAAGAGACAAGAATGAATAA
- a CDS encoding MFS transporter: protein MSKDFSPFDNSPIKGIHYRWTILAAMGDYLDAGSIVAGGASLTFWITYFHLASLVQGLIAALGPNAFGAFIGALIAGPLGDRFGRKAIYTYDLIILLIGAIIVTASTNIFMLIPGYILIGLAVGIDVPTSWSLIAEYAPKVGRGKLMSFTNIFWYIGPIVILILGIATSPLGVNSFRVLFGSLALVAAVTWILRRGMIESPRWSAVKGKETEVKKAMEKLGVSPTSIDKDSQSSNSQPIPSSSMNTSNVNTANVTSSKISISRLLKGFAFIIPIYILWGVPAGTFGFFLPFFVEDLGSKSVVLGDVVDIGWFATAIIGILAITMPFSDKISRRILYAISALVCAVSFAIPITLPFKILAVAAANVILFGFGQGIGLWPITRMWSVELFPTEIRNTAQGITWASMRFAIGVWSLFVPTILSIIGYSAIAAIFTAFFIAAAIIGGLYGPKSQGKSLETVLKEFYGET, encoded by the coding sequence ATGAGTAAAGATTTTTCGCCTTTCGATAATTCACCTATAAAGGGAATACACTATAGATGGACAATATTAGCTGCAATGGGAGATTATCTAGATGCTGGATCAATAGTAGCTGGTGGAGCATCTCTAACTTTCTGGATTACATATTTCCATTTAGCTTCGTTAGTTCAAGGACTTATAGCAGCATTAGGACCTAATGCATTTGGAGCATTTATAGGAGCTTTAATAGCTGGACCTTTAGGAGACAGATTTGGGAGAAAAGCAATATACACTTACGACTTGATAATTTTACTTATAGGTGCAATAATAGTCACAGCTAGTACTAATATATTTATGCTAATTCCTGGTTATATATTAATAGGACTTGCAGTAGGTATTGACGTTCCTACATCTTGGTCGTTGATAGCCGAATACGCTCCAAAAGTAGGTAGAGGCAAATTAATGTCTTTTACTAATATTTTTTGGTATATTGGACCTATAGTTATTCTAATCTTGGGAATAGCTACTTCGCCTCTAGGAGTAAACTCATTTAGAGTATTATTCGGAAGCTTGGCTCTAGTGGCTGCAGTAACATGGATATTAAGAAGAGGTATGATAGAGTCACCTAGATGGTCTGCAGTAAAAGGAAAAGAAACTGAAGTAAAGAAAGCAATGGAAAAACTAGGAGTTTCGCCTACTAGCATAGACAAAGATTCTCAATCTTCAAATTCACAACCTATTCCGTCTAGTTCTATGAATACTTCAAATGTAAATACTGCGAATGTAACTTCTAGTAAGATATCTATCTCTAGGCTACTTAAAGGATTTGCTTTCATTATACCTATTTATATTCTATGGGGAGTACCTGCAGGCACATTTGGATTCTTCTTACCTTTCTTCGTAGAAGATTTAGGCAGTAAAAGTGTTGTTCTGGGAGATGTAGTAGATATAGGATGGTTTGCTACTGCAATTATAGGAATATTAGCTATAACTATGCCATTCTCAGATAAAATAAGCAGAAGAATTCTTTATGCTATTTCCGCTTTAGTATGTGCAGTTTCATTTGCTATACCAATAACACTTCCTTTCAAAATTTTAGCAGTTGCAGCTGCTAACGTTATTCTATTCGGTTTTGGACAAGGTATCGGATTATGGCCTATAACGAGGATGTGGTCAGTAGAGCTATTTCCTACTGAAATAAGAAATACCGCCCAAGGAATAACATGGGCTTCAATGAGATTTGCTATAGGCGTATGGAGCTTATTTGTACCAACAATACTTAGTATAATAGGCTATTCAGCTATAGCTGCAATATTCACTGCGTTCTTCATTGCAGCAGCAATAATAGGAGGATTATATGGACCTAAATCGCAGGGAAAATCCTTGGAAACAGTACTAAAGGAATTCTATGGTGAAACATAA